TTGTGTTGGTGGGCGATGATCCTGCTAGCAAGGTGTATGTCGGGAGCAAGCAAAGAACGTGTGAGAAACTTGGCATTTTGTCCAAATCTTCCATTTTGCCCGCTTCAACGACGCAACAAGAGTTGTTGGCCGTTATTGATCAATATAACGCTGACCCTGAAATTCATGGTATCCTCTGCCAGCTTCCGCTCCCTAAAGGGCTGAATGAAGCAGAAGTCATCAACCGCATTGATCCGGCGAAGGATGTTGATTGCTTCCATCCGGATAATGTTGGACGGGTGCTGATCGGTGAGCCGCGCTTTTTGCCATGCACTCCGCATGGGGTAGTGCAAATCATCAAACGCTACAATATTGAAACTGAAGGGAAGCACGTCGTTGTCGTTGGTCGCAGTAATATTGTGGGGAAACCACTGGCCGCGATGATGATGCAAAAAGAGTACGGCAGTAATATGGGGTGCAACAGTACGGTAACGGTGTGCCATAGCGCTACGAAAAACCTGCCAGAAGTGTGTGCTAGCGCGGATATCTTGATAGCGGCGATTGGCAAAGCTAATTTTATCACTGCCGATATGGTGAAGCCGGGAGCCGTGGTTATTGACGTTGGGATTAACCGCATCGACGCCAACAATGAAAAAGGGTACAAGCTGGTTGGCGATGTGGATTACGACGCGGTAGCGCCGAAAGCGTCCAGCATCACGCCCGTTCCTGGCGGTGTT
This sequence is a window from Chrysiogenes arsenatis DSM 11915. Protein-coding genes within it:
- the folD gene encoding bifunctional methylenetetrahydrofolate dehydrogenase/methenyltetrahydrofolate cyclohydrolase FolD — encoded protein: MAQILDGKKVSEAVQQELVQEVAALVAQGNRPGLAVVLVGDDPASKVYVGSKQRTCEKLGILSKSSILPASTTQQELLAVIDQYNADPEIHGILCQLPLPKGLNEAEVINRIDPAKDVDCFHPDNVGRVLIGEPRFLPCTPHGVVQIIKRYNIETEGKHVVVVGRSNIVGKPLAAMMMQKEYGSNMGCNSTVTVCHSATKNLPEVCASADILIAAIGKANFITADMVKPGAVVIDVGINRIDANNEKGYKLVGDVDYDAVAPKASSITPVPGGVGPMTIAMLMYNTVMSCKLHAKK